In Promicromonospora sukumoe, the following proteins share a genomic window:
- a CDS encoding glycoside hydrolase family 3 protein, which yields MSAISGAAQHYRVRRTPALIAVGALAVTTLFTLPQTTRATTAEQPVVRAGSVTFVDDGDTAAVTLTVEAADGAALAAPVSVGWSTGSGTATADADYAAASGTVEFPAGTPSGTQRTFQIATRASDAGETAETVPVTLRSRDAEVSGRPAVVVRAHGLPYLDPRLSTKKRVADLLGRMTLAEKVGQMTQAERANVTSDPAAIAELGLGSVLSGGGSTPAENTPEAWADAIDGFQTQALSTRLQIPLVYGVDSVHGHGNLFGATILPHNIGLGATRDPALVTRAERMVATETRATGIPWTFAPCVCVVRDDRWGRTYESFGEHPALASVLGAAAVAGFQGRDLESNRSVLATAKHFVGDGDTTFGTGEGDYTIDQGITEQSRRHVEKVDLPPYVATLKAGVGSVMPSFSSIDWTDDGLGNPVKMHANRELVTGWLKQKQGFDGFVISDWQGIHQIPPVAADSPTTAQIVTSVNAGIDMFMEPSQFERFHTRLVAAVQDGQVSERRIDDAVSRILTAKFELGLFEEPYADRSHADEIGSAQHRSIAREAVAKSQVLLKNSRRALPLDDRDSIYVAGRNADDLGNQAGGWTGTWQGFSGDVTPGTTILEGIEAAADDVTFSEDASAPTDGADVGVVVVGETPYAEGFGDVGGPEWAWDPADGGVPREEKSMSLQPGDAEVVEKVCSEIRTCVVLVVSGRPQVLTEQLGSIDALVASWLPGTEGAGVADVLFGDRRFTGKLPVSWPRSADDPVVNVGDRDYDPLFPFGWGLTTGKGHHGDQRLTLQDAVLDPADGVPPAASRAIATSEVALLEGRTGVARGILNAALPR from the coding sequence ATGTCCGCCATCTCAGGCGCGGCGCAGCACTACCGCGTCCGCAGAACACCGGCACTCATCGCCGTGGGGGCGCTCGCCGTCACGACACTGTTCACTCTTCCCCAGACCACCCGGGCCACCACGGCCGAACAGCCCGTCGTACGCGCGGGCTCCGTCACCTTCGTGGACGACGGCGACACCGCCGCGGTCACCCTGACGGTCGAGGCGGCCGACGGCGCCGCCCTCGCCGCACCGGTCAGCGTCGGCTGGAGCACCGGCTCCGGCACGGCCACCGCCGACGCCGACTACGCCGCCGCCTCCGGCACCGTCGAGTTCCCCGCGGGCACGCCGTCCGGCACCCAGCGCACCTTCCAGATCGCCACCCGCGCGTCCGACGCGGGGGAGACGGCGGAGACCGTGCCCGTGACCCTGCGGTCGCGGGACGCGGAGGTCTCCGGCCGGCCCGCCGTCGTCGTGCGGGCGCACGGGCTGCCGTACCTCGACCCGCGGCTGTCGACCAAGAAGCGCGTCGCCGACCTGCTGGGCCGCATGACCCTCGCCGAGAAGGTCGGGCAGATGACCCAGGCCGAGCGCGCGAACGTCACGAGCGACCCGGCGGCCATCGCCGAGCTGGGCCTCGGCTCGGTGCTCAGCGGCGGCGGCTCGACGCCCGCCGAGAACACGCCCGAGGCCTGGGCCGACGCGATCGACGGCTTCCAGACGCAGGCCCTCTCGACGCGGCTGCAGATCCCGCTGGTCTACGGCGTGGACTCCGTGCACGGCCACGGCAACCTGTTCGGCGCGACGATCCTGCCGCACAACATCGGGCTCGGCGCCACGCGCGACCCGGCGCTGGTCACGCGGGCGGAGCGCATGGTCGCGACCGAGACGCGCGCGACCGGCATCCCGTGGACCTTCGCGCCGTGCGTGTGCGTGGTGCGCGACGACCGCTGGGGCCGCACGTACGAGTCGTTCGGGGAGCACCCCGCGCTCGCGAGCGTGCTCGGCGCGGCCGCCGTCGCCGGGTTCCAGGGCAGGGACCTGGAGAGCAACCGGTCCGTGCTCGCCACCGCCAAGCACTTCGTGGGCGACGGCGACACCACCTTCGGCACCGGCGAGGGCGACTACACGATCGACCAGGGCATCACCGAGCAGAGCCGGCGCCACGTCGAGAAGGTGGACCTGCCGCCCTACGTCGCGACGCTGAAGGCCGGCGTCGGCTCGGTCATGCCGAGCTTCTCCAGCATCGACTGGACCGACGACGGCCTCGGCAACCCCGTGAAGATGCACGCGAACCGCGAGCTGGTCACCGGGTGGCTCAAGCAGAAGCAGGGCTTCGACGGCTTCGTGATCAGCGACTGGCAGGGCATCCACCAGATCCCGCCGGTGGCGGCCGACTCGCCGACCACCGCCCAGATCGTCACCAGCGTGAACGCCGGCATCGACATGTTCATGGAGCCGTCGCAGTTCGAGCGGTTCCACACGCGGCTGGTCGCGGCGGTGCAGGACGGCCAGGTCAGCGAGCGGCGCATCGACGACGCCGTGTCCCGCATCCTGACCGCCAAGTTCGAGCTCGGGCTGTTCGAGGAGCCGTACGCGGACCGCTCGCACGCCGACGAGATCGGCTCCGCCCAGCACCGGTCGATCGCCCGCGAGGCGGTCGCGAAGTCGCAGGTGCTGCTGAAGAACAGCCGCCGTGCGCTGCCCCTGGACGACCGCGACAGCATCTACGTCGCGGGCCGCAACGCCGACGACCTGGGCAACCAGGCCGGCGGCTGGACCGGCACGTGGCAGGGCTTCTCGGGCGACGTCACGCCGGGCACCACGATCCTGGAGGGTATCGAGGCGGCGGCCGACGACGTCACGTTCAGCGAGGACGCGTCCGCGCCGACCGACGGCGCAGACGTCGGCGTCGTCGTCGTGGGCGAGACCCCGTACGCCGAGGGGTTCGGCGACGTGGGCGGGCCCGAGTGGGCCTGGGACCCGGCCGACGGCGGGGTGCCCCGCGAGGAGAAGTCGATGTCCCTGCAGCCCGGCGACGCCGAGGTCGTGGAGAAGGTCTGCTCCGAGATCAGGACCTGCGTGGTCCTTGTGGTGTCGGGGCGGCCGCAGGTGCTCACCGAGCAGCTCGGGTCGATCGACGCGCTCGTCGCGTCGTGGCTGCCCGGCACGGAGGGCGCCGGCGTCGCGGACGTGCTGTTCGGCGACCGGAGGTTCACGGGCAAGCTGCCGGTCTCGTGGCCGCGCTCCGCGGACGACCCGGTGGTGAACGTGGGCGACCGGGACTACGACCCGCTCTTCCCGTTCGGCTGGGGCCTGACCACCGGCAAGGGACACCACGGTGACCAGCGGCTCACGCTGCAGGACGCCGTGCTCGACCCGGCGGACGGCGTGCCGCCCGCGGCGTCGCGCGCGATCGCGACGTCGGAGGTGGCCCTCCTGGAGGGCCGCACGGGCGTGGCGCGCGGCATCCTCAACGCGGCCCTGCCGAGATAG